From Bacteroidota bacterium:
ATAATGTGATAAATACATTCGCTACGAGGCCTAATTATTTTTATAAAACGGCCTTATTTTGACACATCATAAATTATGAATGAGATAAAATTCATAATGAGTTATAAACAGCATCACATCATCTGCTACAACTTTTTGCAAATATAAGTTTGCTAACTTTGCTAAAAATTTCAAATGAACAAAAGCAATCAGTTTAAGGGTGTTATATGGGCATTGATTGGTGCAATTTCCATGTCAAATGTCTATATATTCAGTAAAGCTGCTTTAACTGAAATTCATTTAATCCAATTTGGGTTTTACTGGTTTGGTTTGGGTTTGCTCTGGAATTTGATTTATTCGGTAAAAACAAAGAAACTACAGCATATTAAAGGTTTTAGCCGTTCATCCTTTATTGCGATTGGGGTAATAGGCTTACTTGAATTAGTCTCTACCACTTTATTTTTCATAGCGATAAAATCAGCTGATAACCCTGCTGTAATTTCATTTCTGGCAGATACCAACCCATTGTTTGTTGCAATTCTGGGAGTCGTACTTTTAAAAGAACGATTTAATTTAATTGAATCATCGGGAATGGTGTTCATCATCTTGGGTGCACTAATTATCAGCTATAAAGGGGATACAGGATTAAACAATCTGTTGATTCCAGGCTCACAATATATCTTACTATCTGTATCACTCTATGCCTTTGCAATCATTTATGCTAAAAGAAAAATTAAACTGATACCCCCGGCTATCCTAAGCATTAACAGATCTTTGCTATTATTTATTTTTTCATTCATTCTCTTAATATCCTACGGATTTTCCATTAAAATTTCATGGATGGTATTCTTTAACTTACTGATTGGATCATTATTGGGGCCATTTTTAACCGGTCTGGCAAATTATTCCTCTCTTCAATATATTGAAGCATCCAAATCATCAATCATCAGAAGCAGCCGAAGCTTGTTTGTGGTGATCGGAGCCTATCTCTATTTTGGCACCTTACCCCAATCGTATCAGCTTTTGGGAGGATTATTCACCTTAACCGGAGTGATTATCATTTCACTGGGCAAATCATTTACAAAACATCCAAAAAAAACATTCAAGTTATCTTCCTGATTATATTGTCACTGTAAGATATGAACAGAACTTGTTTGAAAAATAAATGAAATTCACATCATAGTGATGAGTCAAATCTTTAATTTTGCCGCAAACTGGTAATAATGTCAGAAAATTACACTGAAGATAGTATAAGATCGCTTGACTGGAAGGAGCATATCCGACTTAGACCAGGAATGTATATTGGGAAGCTTGGTGACGGTGCTTCGCAGGATGATGGGATTTATGTTTTAATCAAAGAAATTATTGATAATGCCATTGATGAATTTGTAATGGGCAATGGCAGAAACATCGACGTTGATATCTCTGACAAAATGGTTAGCATCCGTGATTACGGTCGCGGAATGCCACTCGGAAAAGTAATTGATTGCGTTTCGAAAATCAACACCGGTGCCAAATACGATTCTAAAGTTTTCAAAAAAGCTGTTGGATTGAATGGAGTAGGTTCAAAAGCAGTAAATGCCATGTCATCCTATTTCAAGGTCCAGTCAATTCGTGAAGGACACACTAAAATTGTAGAATACAAACGGGGTGAGCTCATGCTGGATGCCGAAATTGTTCCTTCAATTGAAAAAGATGGCACCTTAATTAATTTCATACCTGACGATCAGATTTTCGGCAATTTCCATTATATCATGGATTATGTTGAAAAACTGCTTTGGAATTATGTTTTTCTGAATAACGGCCTGACCATCAATTTTAATGGAGAAAAACTTATTGCAAAAAACGGAATTGTAGATTTACTTGAACGGAATATTAATGGAAACGGCCCCATCTTATATCCAATCATCCACATTACCGAAGATGATTTGGATTTTGCATTTACACATAGCTCAAAGCAATACGGAGAAGAATATTACTCGTTTGTAAACGGACAGCATACAACGCAAGGAGGTACACATCAGGCAACATTTCGGGAAGCAATCGTAAAAACCATTCGTGAGTTTTACAACAAAGATTTTGATACTTCTGATATTCATACCTCAATTCTGGCAGTTGTAAGTTTAAAAGTCCAGGAACCGGTTTTTGAGTCACAAACCAAAACAAAATTAGGTTCTCAGCATATTGAGCCCGAAGGTCAAACCATTCGCAATTACATCACAGATATTGTTAAACGAAATCTGGATAACTTTTTACATAAGAACCCGGACACCGCCGAATCATTATTGCTTAAAATAATGCAAAACCAGAAGGAGCGAAAAGAGATAGCCGGGATTAAAAAACTGGCTAAAGAAAGTGTAAAGAAAGTCAGCCTTCATAATAAGAAGCTTAGAGATTGCCGCATTCATTATAATTCAAATCATGAAAACCGTTTAGATACCATCCTTTTTATAACCGAGGGTGATTCAGCTAGTGGATCAATTACAAAATCGAGAAATGTAAACACACAGGCGGTTTTTAGCTTAAAAGGGAAACCCTTGAATTGTTACGGCCTCAGTAAAAAAATAGTTTACGAGAATGATGAATTTAATTTGCTTCAGTCGGCACTCAACATTGAAGATGGCATAGAAAACCTGAGATACAACAATGTGGTTATTGCTACCGATGCCGATGTGGACGGGATGCACATTCGATTATTGCTCTTAACGTTTTTTCTTCAATTCTATCCCGACCTCATCAAATCAGGACATGTATACATTTTGCAAACACCATTATTCAGGGTACGAAATAAAAAAACGACGAAGTATTGCTATTCGGAAGAAGAACGCCAAAAAGCAATCAGTAGCCTGGGTGTAAATCCTGAAATAACACGATTTAAAGGGTTAGGGGAAATTTCACCTGACGAATTCAAGCATTTTATCGGTTCAACAATGCGCTTAGATCCTGTACTGCTTACCAGAGATGCGAGCATATCGGATATTCTTTCGTTTTATATGGGGAAAAATACTCCAACGCGACAAAATTTCATCATCGATAACCTCAGAATTGAGGAAGATTTTGTGGTAGAAGATAAAGTGGCTTAATTATCAAACTTTTTTAATTTCAATTTCCTTAAATGCTTTACCCAAATTTTCGATAATATCGCTTGCTATTAATGAGGTTTCGCCTGATTTCTTTGCTGCCTTATCACCGGCCAATCCATGCACATAAACCCCTATTAATGCAGCATGAACACCGGTGTAACCTTGAGCCATTAAGCTTAAAATAATGCCTGTAAGCACATCCCCACTTCCAGCAGTTGCCATTCCCGGATTTCCGGTACAATTAAAAAAACAATCGCCCAAAGGAGTTACAATTTGTGTGTATGCCCCTTTTAAAACAACAACCAGATCGTGTTTAACGGCAAATTCCTTCGCTAACGCGACTCTTTCAAAATCATTCGTTGATTTACCAGCTAAGCGTTCAAATTCCTTTGGATGTGGTGTAATTACACAGCCTTTTGGCAAAAAAGCCAGCCAGGTTTTGTTTTCAGCAAGGATATTTAAAGCATCTGCATCAAATACCATTGGTACATGAGTGTTTTGAATAAGTACTTTTAAGGCATTGCGGGTTTGCTCCTCGGTTCCAATGCCGGGTCCTGCACCAATAGCTGAATAATTATTTAAATCAGGCACATTACTAAAAGAGTTTTCAAATCGGCCCAGGCTGATCATTGCTTCAGGAACTGCGGTTTGCAATACATCATTTCCAACCTGGGGAATATGTGAAGTAAGTAACCCCACTCCGGAACGCAAACATGCCTTTGAAGCCAGTACTGCTGCACCCATTTTCCCCAGACTTCCCGCCACTAGCAGAGCATGACCGTAATTTCCTTTATGTGAAAACTTAGTTCTCTTTTTGTAAATTTTTCTGCAATCATTTTTCTTGATTAAATAATCCTTGACCTTAACCTCATCAATATATTTTTCATTTAACCCGATGGATAGAATCTCCCATTTCCCAACAAACCTGTCATTTTCAGGCATAAAAAAAGCAAGTTTTGAAGATTGAAACGATAAAGTATAATCCGCCTGAATAATTGAAGCTTTCTCAATAACCGATGATCGATCTGCAAACAATCCGGAAGGAATATCGATGGCAATGGTTATACAAGCTAATTTATTAATCTCATTAATAAGCTCAGCTGCCAATCCACTAACAGGCTTTGATAATCCGGAACCAAATATTGCATCAATAATGATATGATTTTCGGGGATATCAGGAAAATTGTCTAAAGATTTTAAGCTAATTATTTCACATTTTTGCTGTTGTACCAGTCGATCATGGTTTATTTTAAAATCAAGTGAATAATTTTCTGTAATCTCGGGAATAACAACCTTTACTTCAAAACCTTTTTCTGCTAACAATCGGGCAATTGCCAAACCATCACCTCCGTTATTGCCCGGCCCACAAAAAATATAAAAGGCATAAATCCGATCCATATATGCTTCCAGCCATTTCACACATTTCATTGAAGCTCTTTCCATCAGATCAATTGAAGCGACAGGCTCATTTTTGATGGTATAAGCATCAGCCTCACGAATTTGTTCTACAGACAATACTTTTTTCATGATTCAGCGTTTTACACAAATTTACCAAAAATCCAACTAAATATCATGATCTGTTCAAGATAAGAATAATGGCATTAGCCTCATTATTTAGATTTAATCGTAGGTGCAGATTTATCTTTCAACTATTTTTGCAAAAAAAATTAAGATGCCCAGAAGAAATAACAAACAAAGTTTTCCAATTCTTAAAAATGTTGAAATTGTTGATGCAGGCTCCGAAGGAAAAGCCATTGCACGGGTTGAGAATCAGGTGATATTCGTTCCATTCGTGGTTCCGGGCGATATTGTTGACATTCAAATTACAAAAGCCAAAAAATCGTATAAGGAAGGAAAAGCAGTCCATTTTCATAAATATTCAACATTACGAATTGAACCGAAATGTTCGCATTTTGGCGTATGCGGTGGATGCAAATGGCAGAACTTATCGTACGAACAACAGTTGATTTATAAACAAAAACAGGTTAAAGACTGTTTGGAAAGAATTGCCAAAGTAGAATTTCCTGAAATTTCACCCATTCTGGCAGCTGAGGATGTTTTTTATTATCGAAACAAACTTGAATATTCTTTCTCCGACCGAAAATGGTTAAGCGAATTTTCGAAAAATGAAGATCACAGCAAAACCAATTTCAATGGTGTTGGGTTTCATATTCCTGGCATATTCGATAAAATTGTAGATATTGAACATTGCTATTTGCAAGCAGAACCATCAAATAAAATTCGACTGGCTATTAAAGATTATGCCTTCAAGCATCAACTATCCTTCTATAATGCCCGCCATTGGACCGGGTTTTTACGTAACCTGACCATAAGAACAAGCAATACGGGCGATTTAATGGTAATTTTGGTTGTTGGTCAAAGGGATGAAGAAAACATCAAAAATCTGATGAACTTCATCAAGGATGAATTTCCTGAGATTACCTCCCTTTTTTATGTCATCAATCAAAAACAAAATGACGATATTTCTGATCAGACCTTTGTACATTTTCATGGAAAACAGTTCAACACCGAGCAAATGACTTCTTTGCTTGCCCCACAAACGCAGTTGAAATTCAAGGTAGGGCCCATTTCATTCTTTCAAACAAACTCAAAACAAGCCAACCATTTATATGATATTGCAGCCGAATTTGCGGGTTTTAAAGGTCACGAAACAGTGTATGATCTTTATACCGGAACGGGTAGTATTGCCATCTTCATTGCCGGTTCTGTAAAAAAAGTTATTGGGCTTGAATATGTTCCTTCCGCAATCGAAGATGCCAAAGTAAATGCAAGCCTTAATCAAATAAATAATGCTTCTTTTCATGCGGGCATTATTGAAAAGATTTTGACTGAAGATTTTGTAACTCAGAATGGAAGGCCTGAGATTATCATTACAGATCCACCCAGGGCAGGGATGCACCAAAAAGTGATTGATCAATTGAATATTATTCTGGCAGAAAAAATTGTGTACATCAGTTGCAATCCTGCGACACAGGCACGTGATCTTGCGCTATTAAATGATAATTACAGAGTTGTTAGGGTGCAACCGGTAGATATGTTCCCACATACGCATCATGTTGAAAATGTGGTTTTACTTGAAAAG
This genomic window contains:
- a CDS encoding NAD(P)H-hydrate dehydratase produces the protein MKKVLSVEQIREADAYTIKNEPVASIDLMERASMKCVKWLEAYMDRIYAFYIFCGPGNNGGDGLAIARLLAEKGFEVKVVIPEITENYSLDFKINHDRLVQQQKCEIISLKSLDNFPDIPENHIIIDAIFGSGLSKPVSGLAAELINEINKLACITIAIDIPSGLFADRSSVIEKASIIQADYTLSFQSSKLAFFMPENDRFVGKWEILSIGLNEKYIDEVKVKDYLIKKNDCRKIYKKRTKFSHKGNYGHALLVAGSLGKMGAAVLASKACLRSGVGLLTSHIPQVGNDVLQTAVPEAMISLGRFENSFSNVPDLNNYSAIGAGPGIGTEEQTRNALKVLIQNTHVPMVFDADALNILAENKTWLAFLPKGCVITPHPKEFERLAGKSTNDFERVALAKEFAVKHDLVVVLKGAYTQIVTPLGDCFFNCTGNPGMATAGSGDVLTGIILSLMAQGYTGVHAALIGVYVHGLAGDKAAKKSGETSLIASDIIENLGKAFKEIEIKKV
- the rlmD gene encoding 23S rRNA (uracil(1939)-C(5))-methyltransferase RlmD; the encoded protein is MPRRNNKQSFPILKNVEIVDAGSEGKAIARVENQVIFVPFVVPGDIVDIQITKAKKSYKEGKAVHFHKYSTLRIEPKCSHFGVCGGCKWQNLSYEQQLIYKQKQVKDCLERIAKVEFPEISPILAAEDVFYYRNKLEYSFSDRKWLSEFSKNEDHSKTNFNGVGFHIPGIFDKIVDIEHCYLQAEPSNKIRLAIKDYAFKHQLSFYNARHWTGFLRNLTIRTSNTGDLMVILVVGQRDEENIKNLMNFIKDEFPEITSLFYVINQKQNDDISDQTFVHFHGKQFNTEQMTSLLAPQTQLKFKVGPISFFQTNSKQANHLYDIAAEFAGFKGHETVYDLYTGTGSIAIFIAGSVKKVIGLEYVPSAIEDAKVNASLNQINNASFHAGIIEKILTEDFVTQNGRPEIIITDPPRAGMHQKVIDQLNIILAEKIVYISCNPATQARDLALLNDNYRVVRVQPVDMFPHTHHVENVVLLEKRV
- a CDS encoding type IIA DNA topoisomerase subunit B, which gives rise to MSENYTEDSIRSLDWKEHIRLRPGMYIGKLGDGASQDDGIYVLIKEIIDNAIDEFVMGNGRNIDVDISDKMVSIRDYGRGMPLGKVIDCVSKINTGAKYDSKVFKKAVGLNGVGSKAVNAMSSYFKVQSIREGHTKIVEYKRGELMLDAEIVPSIEKDGTLINFIPDDQIFGNFHYIMDYVEKLLWNYVFLNNGLTINFNGEKLIAKNGIVDLLERNINGNGPILYPIIHITEDDLDFAFTHSSKQYGEEYYSFVNGQHTTQGGTHQATFREAIVKTIREFYNKDFDTSDIHTSILAVVSLKVQEPVFESQTKTKLGSQHIEPEGQTIRNYITDIVKRNLDNFLHKNPDTAESLLLKIMQNQKERKEIAGIKKLAKESVKKVSLHNKKLRDCRIHYNSNHENRLDTILFITEGDSASGSITKSRNVNTQAVFSLKGKPLNCYGLSKKIVYENDEFNLLQSALNIEDGIENLRYNNVVIATDADVDGMHIRLLLLTFFLQFYPDLIKSGHVYILQTPLFRVRNKKTTKYCYSEEERQKAISSLGVNPEITRFKGLGEISPDEFKHFIGSTMRLDPVLLTRDASISDILSFYMGKNTPTRQNFIIDNLRIEEDFVVEDKVA
- a CDS encoding DMT family transporter, with amino-acid sequence MNKSNQFKGVIWALIGAISMSNVYIFSKAALTEIHLIQFGFYWFGLGLLWNLIYSVKTKKLQHIKGFSRSSFIAIGVIGLLELVSTTLFFIAIKSADNPAVISFLADTNPLFVAILGVVLLKERFNLIESSGMVFIILGALIISYKGDTGLNNLLIPGSQYILLSVSLYAFAIIYAKRKIKLIPPAILSINRSLLLFIFSFILLISYGFSIKISWMVFFNLLIGSLLGPFLTGLANYSSLQYIEASKSSIIRSSRSLFVVIGAYLYFGTLPQSYQLLGGLFTLTGVIIISLGKSFTKHPKKTFKLSS